One Pectobacterium colocasium DNA segment encodes these proteins:
- the tamA gene encoding autotransporter assembly complex protein TamA: protein MCALLMLAPESQAANVRLQVMGLEGQLQKNVRARLSTIAVDEVNADGRFRSRVDEAIRQGLRALGYYDPQIGFEFRPAVNGGRPVLIATVTPGEPVKIAGVNITLRGGAHDDKDYQQRVKDDRPAIGSVLNHGDFDRFKSGLNGLSLRKGYFDARFQQSQLGVMREEREAFWDIDFDSGERYRFGAVHFQGAQIREDYLQNLVPFHEGDAYTSEDLGELNRRLSATGWFNSVVVSPDFDQSKSTKVLPLEAVVTPRTRNRIETGVGYATDVGPRFKTTWNKPWVNSRGHSLESSLSVSAPEQSLDFSYKIPLLKSPLEQYYLLQGGFKREDLNDTKSDGTTLNVARYWDLSSGWQRAINLRWSLDHFTQASVTDTTMLIYPGVSINRTRQRGGLMPVWGDTQRYSIDISDTSWGSDIDFAVVQAQNVWIRTLADKHRFVARGNLGWIETNNFSRVPPSLRFFAGGDRSIRGYKYKSISPRDDDGKLTGASKLATGSLEYQYNVTGKWWGAVFVDSGEAVNDIKRSNFKTGTGVGVRWASPIGPVKLDVAMPIGDAEKKNDVQFYIALGPEL from the coding sequence ATGTGCGCGCTGCTTATGTTGGCACCGGAGAGCCAGGCGGCGAATGTGCGCCTGCAAGTCATGGGGCTGGAAGGGCAACTACAAAAGAATGTGCGGGCACGTTTATCCACCATCGCGGTCGATGAGGTCAATGCCGATGGGCGTTTCCGTTCACGCGTTGATGAAGCGATCCGTCAGGGATTGCGTGCGCTTGGCTATTACGATCCACAGATCGGTTTCGAATTCCGGCCTGCCGTTAACGGCGGGCGACCTGTACTGATTGCTACCGTCACGCCCGGTGAACCGGTAAAAATTGCCGGGGTGAACATCACCTTGCGCGGTGGTGCGCATGACGATAAAGATTACCAGCAACGGGTTAAAGACGATCGCCCCGCAATCGGTTCAGTGCTGAACCACGGCGATTTCGATCGTTTTAAAAGCGGGCTGAACGGTTTGTCATTACGCAAAGGCTATTTCGATGCCCGCTTCCAGCAAAGTCAGCTTGGCGTGATGCGGGAAGAGAGAGAGGCGTTTTGGGATATCGACTTTGATAGCGGTGAACGCTACCGCTTTGGCGCCGTACACTTTCAGGGCGCACAAATCCGCGAGGATTATCTGCAAAATCTGGTACCGTTTCATGAAGGTGATGCGTATACCAGTGAAGATCTCGGTGAGTTAAACCGCCGTCTTTCTGCGACGGGATGGTTTAATTCCGTCGTGGTGTCGCCTGATTTCGACCAGTCAAAAAGCACCAAAGTGCTGCCGTTGGAAGCCGTGGTAACACCGCGAACCCGTAACCGTATCGAAACCGGGGTGGGGTACGCTACCGATGTGGGGCCGCGTTTTAAAACAACCTGGAATAAGCCTTGGGTGAATTCACGCGGCCACAGTCTTGAAAGCAGCCTGAGCGTGTCCGCACCGGAGCAATCGCTTGATTTTAGCTACAAAATCCCCTTGCTGAAGAGTCCGCTTGAGCAGTATTACCTGCTGCAAGGCGGCTTCAAACGTGAAGATCTTAACGATACTAAATCGGATGGCACGACGTTGAACGTGGCACGCTACTGGGATCTTTCCAGCGGGTGGCAACGGGCGATTAACCTGCGCTGGAGTCTCGACCACTTTACGCAGGCGAGTGTGACGGATACCACGATGCTGATCTATCCGGGTGTCAGCATTAATCGAACTCGCCAACGCGGCGGATTGATGCCGGTGTGGGGCGATACACAGCGTTATTCCATCGACATCTCTGACACCTCCTGGGGGTCGGATATCGATTTTGCTGTGGTTCAGGCACAAAACGTCTGGATTCGTACGCTGGCGGATAAACACCGCTTTGTCGCACGCGGTAATCTGGGCTGGATTGAGACCAACAATTTCTCCCGCGTTCCTCCCTCACTGCGTTTCTTTGCTGGTGGCGATCGCAGCATTCGTGGGTATAAGTACAAATCTATTTCGCCACGCGACGACGATGGCAAACTGACCGGTGCGTCCAAGCTGGCGACTGGCTCGCTCGAATACCAATACAACGTAACGGGAAAATGGTGGGGCGCGGTTTTTGTTGATTCAGGTGAAGCAGTGAATGACATCAAACGGAGTAACTTCAAGACGGGCACGGGCGTCGGCGTACGCTGGGCCTCGCCGATTGGCCCAGTGAAACTTGATGTCGCCATGCCGATCGGCGATGCAGAGAAGAAGAATGATGTTCAGTTCTATATCGCGCTGGGGCCTGAATTATGA
- the msrA gene encoding peptide-methionine (S)-S-oxide reductase MsrA: MSSIDKTQRITQSDALPGRSTPMPVARLHVVHEHSMTHVPDHMSVAIFAMGCFWGVERLFWQQPGIYSTAAGYTGGYTPNPTYREVCSGLTDHAEAVRIVFDPAVISYDRLLQLFWENHDPAQGMRQGGDIGSQYRSAIYTLSPEQEQAAQDSLQRFQQAMRENGDSRVISTEIEPAGPFYYAEDDHQQYLHKNPNGYCGLGGISICLPPPR; the protein is encoded by the coding sequence ATGAGTTCGATTGATAAAACGCAGCGGATTACACAATCCGATGCTTTACCGGGACGTTCCACCCCGATGCCGGTGGCCAGACTTCATGTCGTTCATGAACATTCCATGACACATGTGCCGGATCACATGTCCGTGGCAATTTTTGCGATGGGCTGCTTCTGGGGAGTAGAGCGCCTATTCTGGCAACAGCCAGGCATCTACAGCACCGCAGCAGGTTACACTGGCGGTTACACGCCCAACCCGACCTACCGTGAAGTGTGCAGCGGGCTGACCGATCATGCCGAAGCGGTGCGTATCGTGTTTGATCCTGCGGTTATCAGCTACGATCGCTTGCTGCAACTGTTCTGGGAAAATCACGACCCCGCGCAAGGTATGCGTCAGGGCGGTGATATCGGCAGCCAATATCGCTCCGCTATCTATACACTTTCCCCCGAACAGGAACAGGCCGCACAGGACAGCCTTCAGCGTTTTCAGCAGGCGATGAGAGAAAACGGTGACAGCCGCGTTATCAGCACAGAAATCGAGCCTGCGGGCCCGTTCTATTATGCGGAAGACGACCACCAACAATACCTGCACAAGAACCCGAACGGCTACTGCGGGCTAGGCGGCATCAGCATCTGTCTTCCGCCCCCGCGTTGA